The sequence below is a genomic window from Vicinamibacteria bacterium.
ACCGCGGCGACACGAAAGAGATTCATTAGATGCAAGTTCAGACCCTTAGCGAGCCACGGAATCCCCTGGCGCCAAAGTAAGACTGCGCACCGTTGTGATACACGAAGACACTGCCGTAGCGGCGATCGCAAAAAAGGGCCCCGCCATGTTTTCTGATATCAGGAGGTGTTTTCACCCAGCTCGACGTTTTCGTATCGAAGTCTCCGAGTCTCTGCAGCTCCCGATATTGCGCTTCTGTCAAAAGCTCGATGCCCATCGCCGCGGCCATATCGATCGCGTTGCCTCTTGGTTTATGTTCTTTCCTTGATTTCAGTGCTTCGCGGTC
It includes:
- a CDS encoding DUF4256 domain-containing protein; this encodes MQKAKNVNAKQREELLRTLKARSEQNMNRHKGLEWARVQEKLEANDEKLWSLNEMERTGGEPDVVGHDKKTGEYIFCDCSAESPKGRRNVCYDREALKSRKEHKPRGNAIDMAAAMGIELLTEAQYRELQRLGDFDTKTSSWVKTPPDIRKHGGALFCDRRYGSVFVYHNGAQSYFGARGFRGSLRV